In the genome of Nycticebus coucang isolate mNycCou1 chromosome 12, mNycCou1.pri, whole genome shotgun sequence, one region contains:
- the NABP2 gene encoding SOSS complex subunit B1 isoform X2, translated as MTTETFVKDIKPGLKNLNLIFIVLETGRVTKTKDGHEVRTCKVADKTGSINISVWDDVGNLIQPGDIIRLTKGYASVFKGCLTLYTGRGGDLQKIGEFCMVYSEVPNFSEPNPEYSTQQAPNKAVQNDSSPTTPQPTTGPSATSPASESQNGNGLSAPPGPGGGPHPPHAPSHTPSTRITRSQPNHTPAGPPGPSSNPVSNGKETRRSSKR; from the exons ATGACGACCGAGACCTTTGTGAAGGATATCAAGCCTGGGCTTAAGAATCTGAACCTTATCTTCATTGTGCTGGAGACAG GCCGAGTGACCAAAACAAAGGACGGGCATGAAGTTCGGACCTGCAAAGTAGCAGACAAAACGGGCAGCATCAATATCTCCGTCTGGGACGACGTGGGCAACCTGATCCAGCCTGGGGACATTATCCGACTCACCAAAGG GTACGCTTCAGTGTTCAAAGGTTGTCTGACATTGTACACTGGCCGTGGGGGCGATCTGCAGAAGATTGGAGA ATTCTGTATGGTTTATTCTGAGGTTCCTAACTTCAGTGAGCCAAACCCAGAGTATAGCACCCAGCAGGCACCCAACAAGGCG GTGCAGAACGACAGCAGCCCTACGACTCCCCAGCCTACCACGGGACCCTCTGCCACTTCTCCAG CCTCTGAGAGCCAGAACGGGAATGGACTGAGTGCCCCACCAGGACCTGGTGGTGGCCCACATCCCCCTCACGCTCCCTCTCATACCCCTAGCACACGAATCACTCGAAGCCAACCCAACCACACACCTGCAGGCCCTCCTGGCCCCTCTAGCAACCCTGTTAGTAACGGCAAAGAAACCCGGAGGAGCAGCAAGAGATAG
- the NABP2 gene encoding SOSS complex subunit B1 isoform X1: MTTETFVKDIKPGLKNLNLIFIVLETGRVTKTKDGHEVRTCKVADKTGSINISVWDDVGNLIQPGDIIRLTKGYASVFKGCLTLYTGRGGDLQKIGEFCMVYSEVPNFSEPNPEYSTQQAPNKAVQNDSSPTTPQPTTGPSATSPAHESLEANPTTHLQALLAPLATLLVTAKKPGGAARDSKTLFLPAISHVQVSLPANKTAFYWASGFGIGVEGNSILGPKLHWRGGEQWPYPP; this comes from the exons ATGACGACCGAGACCTTTGTGAAGGATATCAAGCCTGGGCTTAAGAATCTGAACCTTATCTTCATTGTGCTGGAGACAG GCCGAGTGACCAAAACAAAGGACGGGCATGAAGTTCGGACCTGCAAAGTAGCAGACAAAACGGGCAGCATCAATATCTCCGTCTGGGACGACGTGGGCAACCTGATCCAGCCTGGGGACATTATCCGACTCACCAAAGG GTACGCTTCAGTGTTCAAAGGTTGTCTGACATTGTACACTGGCCGTGGGGGCGATCTGCAGAAGATTGGAGA ATTCTGTATGGTTTATTCTGAGGTTCCTAACTTCAGTGAGCCAAACCCAGAGTATAGCACCCAGCAGGCACCCAACAAGGCG GTGCAGAACGACAGCAGCCCTACGACTCCCCAGCCTACCACGGGACCCTCTGCCACTTCTCCAG CACACGAATCACTCGAAGCCAACCCAACCACACACCTGCAGGCCCTCCTGGCCCCTCTAGCAACCCTGTTAGTAACGGCAAAGAAACCCGGAGGAGCAGCAAGAGATAGCAAGACCCTCTTCCTTCCCGCCATCAGCCATGTCCAAGTGTCTCTGCCAGCGAACAAGACAGCCTTCTACTGGGCTTCTGGCTTTGGGATTGGGGTAGAGGGGAACAGCATTTTAGGACCTAAACTTCACTGGAGGGGTGGTGAGCAGTGGCCTTATCCTCCCTAA